In a genomic window of Quercus lobata isolate SW786 chromosome 4, ValleyOak3.0 Primary Assembly, whole genome shotgun sequence:
- the LOC115987368 gene encoding heavy metal-associated isoprenylated plant protein 46-like — protein sequence MKQTVVLQVTMDGQRCCFRIMKSHHARKKAMRIAVGLSGVESATIKGQDKDQIEVKGENIDTVKLATLLRKKVGHASILSVAEEKKEEKKEEKKDELKIQYMVGPPSYGLPPYTCYEIPRYDTPSCSIM from the exons ATGAAG CAAACGGTGGTCCTCCAGGTTACCATGGATGGGCAGAGGTGTTGTTTCCGCATTATGAAAAGCCACCATGCTCGCAAAAAAGCCATGAGGATTGCAGTTGGCCTTTCAG GAGTGGAATCAGCAACTATAAAAGGGCAAGACAAGGACCAAATAGAGGTAAAAGGCGAGAATATCGATACCGTTAAGCTTGCAACGTTACTAAGGAAGAAAGTAGGGCATGCAAGCATACTTAGCGTTgcagaagagaagaaagaagagaagaaagaagagaaaaaagatgaaCTGAAGATACAGTACATGGTTGGGCCTCCTAGTTATGGTTTGCCTCCATACACATGCTATGAGATTCCCAGATATGACACACCCTCTTGCTCCATAATGTAA